ATCGATAAAAGTAGGGTTGTGATATAATGCAACTTTTTCGTCCAAAAACGCTTTCAATTCGGAAGTATTCATATTAAAAACTTTCGATGATAATACCATCTTTCATCGTTAGTTTTCTATCTGTCATATTGGCTAATTCCTCATTATGCGTAACCAATACAAAGGTTTGCTGAAACTCATCTCTTAGTTTAAAGAATAATTCATGTAGGTTCCCGGCTGCAACAGAGTCTAAATTACCACTTGGTTCATCCGCAAAAATTACTGAAGGGCTATTTATCAGAGCTCTTGCTACGGCAACACGTTGTTGTTCTCCTCCGGAGAGTTCGTTTGGTTTATGGTATATTCTATCTGAAAGCCCTAAAAAGCTAAAAAGTTTTTTTGCTCTTGATGTGGTTTCCCGCTTACTTTTTTTAGCAATAAATGCAGGAATACACACATTTTCCATGGCAGTAAATTCCGGTAATAGCTGATGAAATTGAAAAATAAACCCAATGTGTTTATTGCGAAAAACGGAGAGTTCTTTATCATTCATTGATTGCAGAGAAACATTGTTGACTTTTAATTCGGAGTTTTCTTTTTTGAGCGGTTTGTCCAAAGTTCCTAATATTTGTAGTAGCGTGGTTTTACCGGCTCCGGAAGGACCTACAATAGCTACAATTTCTCCTTTTTCTATACGAAGATTTACCCCTTTTAGTACTTCCAGTTCTCCGAAATATTTGTAAATATTTTTAGCAACAATCATAGGTGTCTTATCAGTAGGGCGAAAGTATTAAAAACCACCCGAATTCTAATGGATTTAGAAAATATTTTTAATATTATTATAATCTATAAAGTAAACAACACGGAGCGAAAATATATGCTGTTTTGGTTCGCTAAACAGATTATTAAGATTTGTAAAAAAGCCTTGACCGGTATTTTCATTTACACTAAAAATACTGTTTCTGTAAAATGCAATTAACTGGCTTCCGGGGGCGAATTGCCAGATATAGTTTAAATCTAAATTCCAGCTATTAAAGTTAATATCACTATTTTCTGAAAAAGTATTGGGGATTAAATACCCGTCGATTCCCAGGTCATAAAATTGAGATTCATATTGCACGTCGGACCAATTATGCCTAAATGTTAAAGATAATGAAGACTGAATACTAAAACTATATTTTGCTGAAATAGTATTTTCAAGTTCTTTGATATCTCTTTGTCCGAAAATGGGTAAATTGTTCGTATCCATTGTTACATAACCCTCCTGACTACTGTTTTTATTATAACTAAGACCATAGGATAGGGAAAACAGGTTGCTAAATCTAAATCTTGGTGAAAAATTAAACCCAAAAGCATCACGAGGGTTATTTAAATAAAAAGATCTATAGAAGTTTGCATCAAGAGCAAATTTCTTTCTATAATCCGTAGAAACCCAACTGTTTATCGTGATTCTTGTAGGCCTTATAAAAAATCTCAATTGAGAAATATCTAATCTTGGCTCGAAATAGTCAAATTGACGACCGATATTTCCATTTACATTTCCTCCAAAACTAAGGCGTTCCTTAGTTGCTGCCCAACTTCCGATTCCTACATTATTTCCGGTATATGTTCCCGGGCTATGCAGATAATTTAGGTTCCACCAGGTGTTCACTCTCCACTGATTGAAATTGCCTTTGGGGTTTAAAATCCTATAAGAGAGATTGCCGTAAATTCGTTGCCTGTTATTTCTAAATTGCTGGCCTAAGTCATTGATATCATAGTTTTTATCATCAAAAGTATATCCCACTTCATATCTCCAGTTT
This window of the Flavobacteriaceae bacterium genome carries:
- a CDS encoding ATP-binding cassette domain-containing protein, coding for MIVAKNIYKYFGELEVLKGVNLRIEKGEIVAIVGPSGAGKTTLLQILGTLDKPLKKENSELKVNNVSLQSMNDKELSVFRNKHIGFIFQFHQLLPEFTAMENVCIPAFIAKKSKRETTSRAKKLFSFLGLSDRIYHKPNELSGGEQQRVAVARALINSPSVIFADEPSGNLDSVAAGNLHELFFKLRDEFQQTFVLVTHNEELANMTDRKLTMKDGIIIESF